From the Saccharobesus litoralis genome, one window contains:
- a CDS encoding heavy metal translocating P-type ATPase, with translation MKQSCFHCSEDIPNNVDLTVMVDEQPQPVCCYGCKAVAETILHGGMQQYYQFRDDRNPKIEQQDVTSYQVYDEISIQNEFVIQDSEYLSADLAIEGMHCAACAWLIETRLSNLEGIKQIKVNASSQRARISWQATAIKLSEIFFAINQIGYSPYPFKLSEQEQRFKKVNSGFLKRVAVAGLFTMQTMMLAFALYSGVIEIEYERFFRWISLLLTIPIVTYSAYPIMHSAIRALLNKTVNMDVPVTLAIMGTFLASTWATVQETGEVYFESVSMFTLLLLLGRYLEHNVKSKAATVTANMLKLMPLAAELKQQDGSFVETSARQLSAGQIIRVKEGLTVPADGQLVSSQCHCDESILTGESEPVAKKQGDLLLAGSIVTAQTIEIQVQASGNATTIAQMANADSELSSGSSFVNMADKLSRYFVSGVLIISAATFVVWHYVLGENGFWPMIAVLVATCPCALSLAMPTAMTAAATALKRKGVLINRTEALEAIKKLDVLAFDKTGTLTQGKLSIEKVITNTQLAEQFSEQQILQWVAAIESHSSHPIASAFKHIEFQQIATEINVDNGLGLSGIVSGNLIKVGSKDYFSLDNNHPWCDARLLVSVNEQLIAAIYLADPLREDALSMAKDLPCQKLILSGDTKTSVASAANHLQCDYFAELKPIDKVSQLHQIQQQNKLVGMVGDGINDALVLSAADISIAVANATDLSKQKSDIILMSHQLNKINWIFTVSNKLNTIIKQNLCWALGYNSLVLPLACMNILSPYVAVFGMSLSSLLVVINSTRLLKL, from the coding sequence ATGAAACAATCTTGCTTTCACTGTTCTGAAGACATCCCAAATAATGTTGATCTAACCGTCATGGTTGATGAGCAGCCACAACCTGTCTGTTGTTATGGCTGTAAAGCGGTGGCAGAAACGATTTTGCATGGCGGCATGCAACAGTATTATCAATTCCGTGACGATCGAAATCCTAAAATAGAACAGCAAGATGTCACCTCATATCAAGTTTATGATGAAATCAGTATTCAAAATGAATTTGTCATTCAAGACAGTGAATACCTATCGGCTGACCTTGCAATTGAAGGTATGCATTGCGCAGCTTGTGCTTGGTTAATCGAAACTCGATTATCTAACCTTGAAGGCATTAAACAAATTAAAGTGAATGCCTCATCGCAACGCGCCAGAATTAGTTGGCAAGCCACAGCAATCAAACTCAGTGAAATATTTTTCGCTATTAACCAAATTGGCTACTCCCCTTACCCATTTAAATTGAGTGAGCAAGAGCAACGCTTTAAAAAGGTAAACAGCGGCTTTTTAAAACGCGTCGCGGTGGCAGGTTTATTTACCATGCAAACCATGATGTTGGCGTTTGCCTTGTATTCAGGTGTCATAGAAATTGAGTACGAAAGGTTTTTTCGCTGGATAAGTTTATTGCTTACCATTCCTATTGTGACTTATAGCGCCTACCCTATTATGCACTCTGCTATAAGAGCCCTGCTAAACAAAACAGTTAACATGGATGTGCCAGTCACCTTGGCAATTATGGGAACGTTTTTAGCTTCCACTTGGGCAACGGTTCAAGAAACAGGCGAAGTCTATTTTGAATCTGTATCTATGTTTACTCTATTGCTGTTACTCGGACGCTACCTTGAGCATAACGTCAAATCAAAAGCGGCAACGGTCACCGCAAATATGTTAAAGCTCATGCCATTAGCGGCAGAATTAAAACAACAAGACGGCTCATTTGTTGAAACCTCAGCACGTCAATTATCAGCAGGACAAATTATTCGCGTCAAAGAAGGATTAACTGTCCCAGCTGATGGACAACTAGTTAGCTCGCAATGTCATTGTGACGAGTCAATATTAACCGGTGAAAGCGAACCCGTCGCTAAAAAACAAGGTGATTTGTTATTAGCTGGCAGTATCGTTACCGCTCAAACCATCGAAATACAAGTGCAGGCATCCGGCAATGCGACGACAATAGCACAAATGGCCAATGCAGATAGTGAACTCAGTTCTGGCTCTAGCTTTGTCAATATGGCCGACAAGTTATCGCGCTACTTTGTTAGCGGCGTACTGATTATCTCCGCTGCAACTTTTGTCGTTTGGCACTACGTATTAGGTGAAAATGGCTTTTGGCCCATGATTGCAGTGCTAGTGGCAACCTGCCCTTGTGCCTTGTCCCTTGCCATGCCAACCGCCATGACAGCGGCTGCAACTGCATTAAAACGTAAAGGCGTTCTTATTAACCGAACGGAGGCGCTTGAAGCCATAAAAAAACTCGACGTGTTAGCCTTTGATAAAACCGGTACGTTAACTCAAGGTAAACTTTCAATTGAAAAAGTCATCACTAATACACAACTCGCTGAACAATTTAGTGAGCAACAAATATTACAATGGGTAGCCGCAATTGAAAGCCATTCGTCTCACCCTATCGCTAGCGCATTTAAACATATCGAATTTCAGCAGATTGCGACCGAAATCAATGTCGACAATGGACTTGGCTTATCAGGTATTGTTTCGGGTAACTTAATTAAAGTGGGATCTAAAGATTACTTCTCACTCGATAACAATCACCCTTGGTGTGATGCAAGATTATTGGTCAGTGTTAACGAGCAACTCATTGCGGCTATCTATTTGGCTGATCCACTGCGAGAAGACGCATTATCCATGGCCAAAGATCTACCTTGCCAAAAGTTAATTTTAAGTGGTGATACAAAAACGTCAGTGGCATCTGCGGCCAATCACCTACAATGTGACTATTTTGCTGAATTAAAACCAATAGACAAAGTGAGTCAATTACATCAAATTCAGCAACAAAACAAATTAGTGGGTATGGTTGGCGACGGTATAAATGACGCTTTGGTGCTATCTGCTGCCGACATCAGCATTGCAGTGGCCAACGCCACCGATCTAAGTAAACAAAAATCAGATATTATTTTAATGAGTCACCAGCTTAACAAAATTAACTGGATATTTACGGTATCAAACAAGCTTAACACTATTATCAAGCAAAACTTATGCTGGGCATTAGGCTATAATTCGCTAGTATTGCCATTAGCTTGTATGAACATACTATCACCTTACGTTGCAGTATTTGGTATGTCATTAAGTTCACTACTGGTTGTTATCAACTCGACTCGGCTTTTAAAATTATGA
- a CDS encoding FixH family protein: MSAIPSNQQEPKRPWYKEPWTWFLIILPFTSVTAAVYMISTFNTHNVEMVVDDYYKKGKAINQELGRIKLAKSYGLSAIMRVEQGKILLDVNKNAQAPELAALSISFYHSTLSKRDFQVMATQRANGLFQADASQLSDGNWQVTVEPHDKSWKIQHRITVPLKGEQILIPR, from the coding sequence ATGAGCGCAATACCTTCTAATCAACAGGAACCAAAACGCCCTTGGTATAAAGAACCTTGGACTTGGTTTTTAATTATTCTGCCCTTCACAAGTGTGACTGCCGCCGTCTATATGATCTCGACCTTTAATACGCACAATGTCGAAATGGTGGTAGATGATTACTACAAAAAAGGTAAAGCCATAAACCAAGAATTAGGTCGTATCAAGCTAGCGAAGTCATATGGTTTAAGTGCCATTATGCGAGTCGAGCAAGGGAAAATTTTGCTGGATGTTAATAAAAATGCGCAGGCACCAGAGTTAGCTGCGCTGAGTATTAGTTTTTATCATTCGACCTTATCTAAACGTGATTTTCAGGTAATGGCAACACAGCGCGCCAACGGGTTATTCCAAGCCGACGCCAGTCAGTTGAGTGATGGAAACTGGCAAGTCACTGTAGAACCTCATGATAAGAGCTGGAAAATCCAACACAGGATCACAGTACCACTTAAAGGCGAACAAATTTTAATCCCTCGATGA
- the ccoP gene encoding cytochrome-c oxidase, cbb3-type subunit III: MSTFWSAWVIIITLICLVFVFYTLYLNQKNYTGVEEGEEMGHEFDGIKELNNPLPKWWRNMYWATGIWAIIYLALYPGWGNFEGFFGGWRSSNQDIRSIAESKAATEQAKAAGIRVQYDIEVEKADARFGPIFQAYADMSVAQLVKDKKALEIGQRLYLQNCSQCHGSNARGGEGFPDLTDQDWLYGGSFAKIKETILHGRKAAMPGWEASLGDQGIKDVTAYVLSLSGREAKEGNVASGKAKFAVCGACHGANGIGSLALGLPMGAPNLTDNVWLYGGSERAIQETLRHGRNGVMPAWKDILGEDKVHIISAYVYSLSETN, encoded by the coding sequence ATGAGTACGTTTTGGAGTGCTTGGGTTATCATCATAACCCTAATTTGTTTAGTATTCGTTTTCTACACCCTATACCTTAATCAAAAGAACTATACGGGCGTTGAAGAAGGCGAAGAGATGGGACACGAGTTCGACGGTATTAAAGAGTTGAACAACCCTCTTCCTAAATGGTGGCGAAACATGTACTGGGCAACTGGTATTTGGGCAATCATCTATTTAGCCTTATATCCAGGCTGGGGAAATTTTGAAGGTTTCTTTGGTGGCTGGAGAAGTTCAAACCAAGATATACGTTCAATTGCCGAATCAAAAGCGGCAACGGAACAAGCTAAAGCGGCTGGTATTCGTGTTCAATACGACATTGAAGTGGAAAAAGCCGATGCGAGATTTGGTCCAATTTTCCAAGCGTATGCTGATATGTCAGTGGCTCAACTGGTGAAAGACAAAAAAGCATTAGAGATTGGCCAGCGTCTATATTTACAAAACTGTTCACAGTGCCATGGTTCTAACGCGCGTGGTGGTGAAGGTTTCCCTGACTTAACAGACCAAGACTGGTTATACGGCGGTTCTTTTGCAAAAATTAAAGAAACAATTTTGCACGGCCGTAAAGCGGCAATGCCAGGTTGGGAAGCGTCTCTTGGCGACCAAGGTATAAAAGATGTTACCGCTTATGTACTTAGTTTAAGTGGCCGCGAAGCAAAAGAAGGTAATGTTGCTTCAGGTAAAGCTAAATTTGCTGTTTGTGGCGCTTGTCATGGTGCAAATGGTATTGGTAGCTTAGCATTGGGCTTACCTATGGGTGCACCTAACTTAACCGATAATGTTTGGTTATACGGTGGTTCAGAACGCGCTATTCAAGAAACATTACGCCACGGTCGTAATGGTGTCATGCCTGCGTGGAAAGACATTTTAGGTGAAGACAAAGTTCACATCATTTCTGCTTATGTTTACAGCCTATCTGAAACTAACTAA
- a CDS encoding cbb3-type cytochrome oxidase subunit 3: MDYGTYRGVYTIIMMLVFAGIIWWAYSKSSKSKFDDAANSIFDEDDKKPSAHDEQNSDKELRK; this comes from the coding sequence ATGGACTACGGAACCTACAGAGGTGTGTATACCATAATTATGATGCTGGTTTTCGCTGGCATCATTTGGTGGGCATACAGTAAATCAAGTAAGTCTAAGTTCGACGACGCTGCGAATTCTATTTTTGACGAAGATGACAAAAAACCTTCAGCGCACGACGAACAAAACAGTGATAAAGAATTGAGGAAATGA
- the ccoO gene encoding cytochrome-c oxidase, cbb3-type subunit II: MSKGVNKHEILEKNIGLMAIFTIIVISFGALVEITPLIFQKQTTEPVDGLKPYTALQMEGRDIYIREGCNNCHSQMIRPFRAETERYGHYSVAGESVWEHPFLWGSKRTGPDLARVGGRYSDDWHRVHLINPRAVVPESNMPGFPWLMENKLDGKWTAKKLEVFKSYGVPYTDEDIAGAKDAVKGKTEMEALIAYLQTLGTALK; the protein is encoded by the coding sequence ATGAGCAAAGGCGTGAATAAACACGAAATTTTAGAAAAAAACATTGGCTTAATGGCGATATTTACCATCATCGTTATTAGCTTTGGGGCACTTGTAGAAATTACCCCTCTAATTTTCCAAAAACAAACAACAGAACCAGTTGATGGCTTAAAGCCTTACACAGCATTACAAATGGAAGGTCGCGACATCTACATCCGTGAAGGTTGTAACAACTGTCATAGCCAAATGATCCGTCCATTCCGTGCTGAAACTGAACGTTATGGTCACTACTCTGTTGCTGGTGAATCTGTATGGGAACATCCTTTCTTATGGGGTTCAAAACGTACAGGGCCTGACTTAGCTCGTGTTGGTGGTCGCTACTCAGATGATTGGCATCGCGTACACTTAATCAACCCTCGCGCGGTTGTACCTGAGTCAAACATGCCGGGCTTTCCTTGGTTAATGGAGAACAAATTAGACGGTAAGTGGACCGCGAAAAAGCTAGAAGTATTCAAAAGCTATGGCGTTCCTTATACCGACGAAGACATCGCTGGAGCTAAAGATGCGGTAAAAGGTAAAACCGAAATGGAAGCCTTAATCGCTTACTTACAAACTCTAGGTACTGCACTTAAATAA
- the ccoN gene encoding cytochrome-c oxidase, cbb3-type subunit I — MSSTSSTSPKYNFDVVKYFAVMAVVWGIVGMSVGVLIAAQLVWPELNFDSPYLTFSRIRPLHTNAVIFAFGGCALFATSYYVVQRTCQTGLFSDRLAWFTFWGWQVIILAAAITLPLGYTTSKEYAELEWPIDILIAVVWIAYAIVFFGTIVKRKTSHIYVANWFYGGFILTVAVLHIGNSMAIPVNMMKSYSIYSGAVDAMMQWWYGHNAVGFFLTAGFLGMMYYFVPKQAERPVYSYRLSVVHFWALVSLYIWAGPHHLHYTALPDWTQSLGMVMSVILFVPSWGGMINGIMTLSGAWHKLRTDPILRFLIVSLSFYGMSTFEGPMMAIKSVNALSHYTDWTVGHVHSGALGWVAMVSIGSLYHLIPKVFGKEQMYSTKLINTHFWLATIGVVLYIVAMWISGVMEGMMWRMVNEDGTLMYSFVEIVEKKMPYNILRWIGGCFVVTGMLTMLYNVVKTIKSDKRADATNNLAAQPA, encoded by the coding sequence ATGAGCTCAACAAGTTCTACATCACCTAAATACAACTTTGATGTTGTAAAATATTTTGCTGTTATGGCCGTTGTATGGGGCATAGTTGGCATGTCAGTAGGCGTACTTATTGCTGCGCAATTAGTATGGCCTGAACTCAATTTTGATTCGCCGTATCTTACTTTCTCGCGGATCCGTCCATTACACACAAATGCGGTTATTTTTGCATTTGGTGGTTGTGCCCTATTTGCTACGTCATATTATGTCGTACAGCGTACCTGTCAAACTGGTTTATTCAGCGACCGATTGGCATGGTTCACTTTTTGGGGTTGGCAGGTCATTATTTTAGCAGCGGCTATTACGTTGCCATTAGGCTATACAACGTCAAAAGAGTATGCAGAGCTTGAATGGCCGATCGATATTTTAATTGCTGTGGTATGGATTGCTTATGCAATCGTGTTTTTCGGTACTATAGTCAAACGTAAAACATCTCACATTTACGTTGCTAACTGGTTTTATGGTGGTTTCATTCTAACTGTTGCCGTATTGCACATAGGTAACAGTATGGCCATTCCAGTTAACATGATGAAGTCATATTCAATTTATTCTGGTGCTGTCGATGCAATGATGCAATGGTGGTATGGGCATAATGCCGTTGGCTTCTTCTTAACTGCGGGTTTCTTAGGCATGATGTATTACTTCGTACCTAAGCAAGCTGAGCGTCCAGTTTATTCATATCGTTTATCAGTTGTTCACTTCTGGGCACTGGTTTCATTATACATTTGGGCTGGTCCTCACCACTTACATTATACTGCGTTACCTGACTGGACTCAGTCTTTAGGTATGGTAATGTCAGTTATCTTATTTGTTCCTTCTTGGGGCGGTATGATCAACGGCATCATGACCTTATCAGGTGCATGGCACAAACTTCGTACTGATCCTATTTTACGTTTCTTAATTGTATCGCTTTCATTCTACGGCATGTCGACTTTTGAAGGCCCAATGATGGCTATCAAGTCTGTTAACGCATTATCACACTATACTGATTGGACTGTGGGTCACGTTCACTCGGGTGCACTAGGCTGGGTTGCTATGGTATCTATCGGTTCGCTTTATCACTTAATTCCTAAAGTGTTCGGTAAAGAACAAATGTATAGCACCAAGTTAATCAATACTCATTTCTGGTTAGCCACTATTGGTGTAGTACTTTACATTGTTGCTATGTGGATATCAGGCGTTATGGAAGGCATGATGTGGCGCATGGTTAACGAAGACGGTACGTTAATGTATAGCTTTGTTGAAATTGTAGAGAAGAAAATGCCATACAACATTCTTCGCTGGATCGGTGGTTGTTTCGTTGTAACAGGTATGTTGACCATGCTTTATAACGTAGTCAAAACCATCAAGTCTGACAAACGAGCGGATGCGACTAATAATTTAGCCGCACAGCCAGCATAA
- a CDS encoding CPXCG motif-containing cysteine-rich protein produces the protein MGIADRSISCPHCGHHIHLLVDASNGDQEYYEDCPACCNAIHVNFHLDEINNQLELQVSDDQMS, from the coding sequence ATGGGAATTGCAGACCGTTCAATATCATGTCCACATTGTGGCCATCATATCCATCTATTAGTCGACGCCAGTAATGGTGACCAAGAATATTACGAAGATTGTCCAGCCTGCTGTAACGCCATTCATGTTAACTTCCATTTAGATGAAATCAATAATCAATTGGAATTACAGGTCAGTGATGATCAAATGTCGTAA
- a CDS encoding pteridine reductase: protein MTEKVVLVTGSAKRVGAQIIKTFHQQGFNCLIHCRHSIDEAEVLKQSLNKQRDNSVDVIQADLNQFEDIHQLAEQANQRFGRLDVLVNNASSFYPTPVGDAISPHHWQDLFSSNAQAPLFLSNALAPALKKSQGCIINLTDIHAENPLRHHTIYCMAKAALVMMTKSLAKELAPDIRVNAVSPGAILWPEQTLTQDAKDQVINEIALERMGSPEDIASTIYFLAQQAPYVTGQILAVDGGRSLGRHALA, encoded by the coding sequence ATGACAGAAAAAGTAGTACTAGTGACCGGAAGCGCTAAGCGGGTTGGCGCGCAAATTATTAAGACTTTTCATCAACAAGGGTTTAACTGCCTAATCCATTGCCGCCATTCCATTGACGAAGCCGAAGTTTTAAAGCAATCACTTAACAAGCAACGCGATAATTCAGTTGACGTTATTCAAGCCGACCTCAATCAATTTGAAGATATTCATCAATTAGCTGAGCAAGCTAATCAGCGATTTGGCCGACTGGATGTTTTGGTGAATAATGCATCCAGCTTCTATCCGACACCAGTAGGAGATGCAATATCACCCCATCATTGGCAGGATTTATTTAGTAGTAACGCCCAAGCACCGTTGTTTTTATCCAATGCTTTAGCGCCAGCATTAAAAAAAAGCCAAGGTTGTATAATAAATTTAACCGATATACATGCAGAAAACCCATTAAGGCACCATACTATATATTGTATGGCAAAAGCAGCTTTGGTGATGATGACTAAATCACTCGCTAAAGAACTTGCGCCAGACATACGGGTAAATGCGGTTTCACCAGGGGCGATTCTATGGCCCGAGCAAACCCTTACCCAAGACGCTAAAGATCAAGTTATCAACGAAATTGCGCTTGAGCGAATGGGGTCGCCAGAAGATATCGCTTCAACTATATATTTTTTAGCGCAACAAGCGCCATATGTAACGGGGCAAATACTGGCAGTAGATGGAGGCAGAAGCTTAGGACGGCACGCTCTAGCTTAG
- a CDS encoding fructosamine kinase family protein, with amino-acid sequence MWNAIENSIASALGSGVKILSKTPLTGGDIHQAYKIETSDKTLFVKINDADKIELFLTEANSLQRISKSQTIKVPEFIACDHSKNCAFLLLEYLPLQDDLDGGWQHMGERLAGLHLYPSQEMFGWDEDNYIGLTSQPNAWHKKWHHFFAEQRIGFQLELLQEKGIQWLDINEFVDITKRLLATRTPMASLIHGDLWRGNHAFSNGVPVIFDPACYYADYEAELAMTELFGCLPPEFYQAYYAITPKENGYTERKQLYNLYHILNHCNLFGDSYLAQAKHLTQQIIAY; translated from the coding sequence ATGTGGAACGCAATAGAAAACAGCATAGCAAGTGCCCTAGGCTCAGGGGTGAAAATTTTATCTAAGACTCCTTTAACAGGTGGCGATATTCATCAAGCCTATAAAATCGAAACCTCCGATAAAACCCTATTTGTCAAAATTAACGATGCGGACAAAATTGAATTATTTTTAACCGAAGCAAACTCATTGCAACGCATCAGTAAAAGCCAAACCATTAAAGTCCCCGAGTTTATTGCCTGTGATCACAGCAAAAACTGTGCTTTCTTGTTACTTGAATACCTGCCTTTGCAAGATGATCTTGATGGCGGTTGGCAACACATGGGGGAGCGTTTAGCGGGCTTGCACCTATATCCCAGCCAGGAAATGTTCGGTTGGGATGAAGATAACTATATTGGTTTAACTAGCCAACCTAACGCATGGCATAAAAAGTGGCATCATTTTTTTGCAGAACAACGCATAGGTTTTCAGTTGGAATTATTACAAGAAAAAGGCATTCAATGGTTAGATATCAATGAATTTGTCGATATTACCAAGCGATTGTTGGCAACGCGTACGCCAATGGCATCTCTTATTCATGGCGATTTATGGCGTGGCAACCACGCATTCTCGAATGGCGTCCCCGTTATATTTGATCCAGCTTGCTATTATGCAGACTACGAAGCCGAACTAGCGATGACTGAGCTGTTTGGCTGTTTACCTCCAGAGTTCTATCAGGCCTATTACGCGATAACGCCAAAAGAAAATGGTTATACGGAACGTAAACAACTATATAATCTTTATCATATTCTCAATCATTGCAATTTATTTGGTGACAGTTACCTAGCTCAAGCCAAACACCTAACTCAACAAATAATTGCTTATTAA
- the thrS gene encoding threonine--tRNA ligase, translating to MPVITLPDGSQRTFDNPVSPYDVAADIGPGLAKATIAGRVNGERVDACDLITEDASLELITAKDEDGLEIIRHSCAHLIGHAVKQLWPDAKMAIGPTIDNGFYYDIDMEHTLSQEDLEKLEKRMLELAKTSYQVVKKKVSWQEARDVFESRGESYKIEILDENIARDDKPGLYHHEEYIDMCRGPHVPNMKFCQHFKIMKVAGAYWRGNADNKMLQRIYGTAWADKKQLKAYLKRLEEAEKRDHRKLGKALDLFHWQEEAPGMVFWHNDGWTIYTELEKYVRQKLAEYDYDEVRGPLMMDRTLWEKSGHWDKYAENMFTTQSENREYAVKPMNCPGHVQIFNQGLKSYRDLPLRMAEFGCCHRNEPSGALHGLMRVRGFTQDDAHIFCTEEQIQEEVTQCIQMVFDCYKTFGFEDISIKLSTRPEKRVGSDEIWDKAEKALEDALKVNELAFDFQPGEGAFYGPKIEFTLHDCLGRAWQCGTIQVDFSMPGRLGATYVAEDNDRKTPVMIHRAILGSLERFIGILIEEYAGILPTWLSPKQAVVLNITDKQADFAQEVVNKLKNNGIRAFADLRNEKIGFKIREHTLKRVPYMLVIGDKEVESGQVAVRTRKGDDLGTLPVDDIINKLSEEVAKRSI from the coding sequence ATGCCTGTAATTACACTTCCTGACGGTAGTCAACGTACTTTCGACAACCCTGTTTCTCCTTATGATGTTGCGGCTGATATTGGCCCAGGTTTAGCCAAAGCGACCATTGCTGGTCGTGTTAATGGTGAACGAGTCGACGCATGTGATCTTATTACTGAAGATGCTTCTCTTGAGTTGATTACCGCTAAAGATGAAGATGGACTCGAAATTATTCGTCACTCTTGTGCCCACTTAATTGGTCATGCTGTTAAGCAATTATGGCCTGATGCGAAAATGGCTATTGGTCCTACGATCGACAATGGCTTTTATTACGACATTGATATGGAGCACACCTTAAGTCAGGAAGATCTGGAAAAACTTGAAAAGCGTATGCTTGAGCTAGCTAAAACTAGCTACCAAGTTGTCAAGAAAAAAGTGTCTTGGCAAGAAGCGCGTGATGTATTTGAATCACGCGGTGAAAGCTACAAAATAGAAATTCTTGATGAAAATATCGCTCGTGATGACAAACCCGGTTTATATCATCACGAAGAATATATTGATATGTGTCGTGGTCCACACGTACCAAACATGAAATTTTGTCAGCACTTTAAAATTATGAAAGTGGCAGGCGCTTATTGGCGTGGTAATGCTGATAACAAAATGTTGCAGCGTATTTACGGCACAGCTTGGGCTGATAAAAAACAATTAAAAGCTTATTTAAAACGCTTAGAAGAAGCAGAAAAGCGTGATCACCGTAAATTGGGTAAAGCGCTTGATTTATTCCACTGGCAAGAAGAGGCGCCAGGTATGGTGTTCTGGCACAACGACGGCTGGACAATTTACACTGAACTTGAAAAGTACGTACGCCAAAAGCTCGCTGAGTATGATTACGACGAAGTCCGTGGTCCATTAATGATGGATCGCACCTTGTGGGAAAAATCAGGTCACTGGGATAAATACGCAGAAAATATGTTTACGACGCAATCAGAGAATCGTGAATATGCGGTTAAACCAATGAACTGCCCAGGACATGTGCAAATATTTAACCAAGGCTTAAAATCCTATCGTGACTTACCTTTACGTATGGCAGAATTTGGCTGTTGTCACCGTAACGAGCCCTCTGGTGCGTTACATGGTTTGATGCGTGTTAGGGGCTTTACTCAAGATGATGCTCATATTTTCTGTACGGAAGAGCAAATCCAAGAGGAAGTGACCCAATGTATTCAAATGGTATTCGATTGTTACAAAACGTTTGGCTTTGAAGACATTAGTATCAAGCTATCAACGCGTCCTGAAAAGCGAGTAGGCTCTGATGAAATTTGGGATAAAGCGGAAAAAGCCTTAGAAGATGCATTAAAAGTTAATGAGTTGGCTTTTGATTTTCAACCAGGAGAAGGTGCGTTTTACGGGCCTAAAATTGAATTCACCTTACACGACTGTTTAGGCCGTGCATGGCAGTGTGGCACAATCCAAGTTGATTTTTCAATGCCTGGTCGGTTAGGGGCAACTTACGTTGCTGAAGACAATGATCGCAAAACGCCAGTTATGATCCATCGAGCTATTTTAGGCTCGCTAGAGCGCTTTATTGGTATTTTGATTGAAGAATACGCGGGTATCTTACCAACTTGGTTATCACCAAAACAGGCTGTTGTACTCAATATTACCGATAAACAAGCCGATTTTGCGCAAGAAGTTGTAAATAAATTGAAAAATAATGGAATTAGAGCCTTCGCTGACTTGCGAAATGAAAAGATCGGCTTTAAAATCCGCGAGCATACTTTAAAGCGTGTTCCGTATATGCTAGTTATCGGTGATAAAGAGGTCGAATCAGGCCAAGTCGCGGTAAGAACACGCAAAGGTGACGATTTAGGTACACTTCCTGTTGATGACATTATCAACAAATTAAGCGAAGAAGTAGCTAAGCGTAGTATTTAA
- the infC gene encoding translation initiation factor IF-3 — MEESTIKGGRNKASQDKSRINEEITGTEVRLTDQNGEQCGIVSLRDALAKAEAAKLDLVEISPNAAPPVCRIMDYGKFLYEKSKAAKEQKKKQKQIQVKEVKFRPGTDIGDYQVKLRNLIRFLEGGDKAKVTIRFRGREMAHQDIAIDLLNRIKTDLEEYGSVESFPRRVEGRQMIMVIAPLKK; from the coding sequence CTGGAGGAATCGACCATAAAAGGCGGCAGAAATAAAGCGAGTCAAGATAAGTCTCGTATCAATGAAGAAATTACAGGCACTGAAGTTCGTTTAACTGATCAGAATGGTGAGCAGTGCGGTATTGTTAGTCTACGTGACGCATTAGCGAAAGCTGAAGCTGCAAAATTGGATCTAGTTGAAATTAGTCCGAATGCTGCGCCTCCTGTATGCCGAATTATGGACTATGGAAAGTTCCTCTACGAGAAAAGTAAAGCTGCTAAAGAGCAGAAGAAAAAGCAAAAGCAGATCCAGGTTAAAGAAGTTAAATTCCGACCTGGAACTGATATAGGCGACTATCAGGTAAAACTGCGCAACCTGATTCGCTTTTTAGAAGGTGGCGATAAAGCTAAAGTCACAATCCGCTTCCGCGGTCGTGAAATGGCTCACCAAGATATTGCTATTGACTTACTAAATCGTATTAAAACCGATTTAGAAGAATATGGCTCGGTTGAATCTTTCCCTAGGAGAGTTGAAGGCCGTCAAATGATCATGGTTATTGCCCCACTTAAGAAGTAG
- the rpmI gene encoding 50S ribosomal protein L35, with translation MSKMKTHRGAAKRFKKTGNGGFKCKQSHLRHILTKKSSKRKRHLRAKTQVHQNDVPLIVRMMPYA, from the coding sequence ATGTCTAAAATGAAAACTCACAGAGGTGCTGCAAAGCGCTTCAAAAAAACCGGTAACGGCGGTTTTAAGTGCAAACAGTCTCACTTACGTCATATCTTGACGAAGAAGAGCTCTAAGCGTAAGCGTCATTTACGTGCTAAAACACAAGTTCACCAGAACGATGTTCCATTAATCGTTCGCATGATGCCATACGCGTAA